One window of Caldisericum exile AZM16c01 genomic DNA carries:
- a CDS encoding HD domain-containing phosphohydrolase yields MVYTYPYTYSIGINIANQPHVKEALETKKVTLSMPFKAVQGFNAIALHIPIFKENEFYGTIAGLIDLNMLSHTLTNAISPLKFIVSEDNIIFATNISDSLFLSNIDDIVKHMTSDNTISRTYPFTYHSHHFVIHTFGSLSDVADSINNAFRNTVLTYGLFLILFLIFCGILLFGLFETEKETTTELEIALKKEVEALKVYKETQEKLNILNNFIYNTSITMQAEEVVQKFLETIFTLIPKIEKGVLWLAIGNSIMPVASIGYDKEILKNLILDKTYESKLWTKPIIIEKIGISGFPENFRNYARQLGLEEIKETLIIPIIVSDEYAGHLSLDIFKDDVHFGKEDIDLANTVSKIISFYLSIQGALNALKREVDLNALLASKLETIIDFISKASFKETNEEFFSKLLDLTLSLIEEGEMGSVLLRFGNKLKYVASSGYDITLLNKLRIDLEREQQLVEKGKAKIIKSIGIVGLEESEKDLALKIGIDKVRFTITASFFVDEEYYGGVFIDSTKEENPFTSDSIEVMKAVSNLGSLFLRTKKLFEGLENELKIDRIIRGISEHLDFENESSNYMKEAFRLIKVVFDYIEYLKLSVRIEERYIHALLFDDNVRLIRNDTSEFIFDEEKNFETLEKINYEIEKDFIEIGVSKGSETDVDTLNQLELAILPSIKSFFIYKDRSKLFADIMIAFARAIDSKDPYTRLHSENVTKYAYFFGIHLGLDNKALKTLVFAAVLHDVGKIGVSDIILLKNGNLTQEEFSEVKIHPEKGFEIVSAIEGLKEVARVLRHHHERWDGIGYPDGLKEEQIPYLSRILTIVDSFDAMTTDRPYRKAKSIEEAMNEIERNAGLQFDPQLAKKFIELKDKIMDALDFSIEKILTAILRI; encoded by the coding sequence ATCGTCTATACTTACCCTTATACATATTCAATTGGGATAAACATAGCAAATCAACCACACGTAAAAGAGGCGCTTGAGACAAAAAAAGTGACTCTTTCGATGCCATTCAAAGCAGTGCAGGGTTTTAATGCAATAGCACTTCATATTCCAATTTTCAAAGAAAACGAATTTTATGGCACAATTGCAGGACTTATTGACCTCAATATGCTTTCACATACCCTGACAAACGCTATTTCTCCATTAAAATTCATCGTATCTGAAGATAATATTATCTTTGCAACAAATATTTCAGATAGCCTATTTCTAAGCAATATAGATGACATTGTAAAGCACATGACCTCAGATAATACTATTTCAAGAACTTACCCCTTTACATATCATTCACACCACTTTGTTATTCATACCTTTGGTAGTTTAAGCGATGTTGCCGATAGCATAAACAATGCTTTTAGAAACACTGTTTTAACTTATGGGTTATTTTTAATATTATTCCTTATTTTTTGCGGCATACTTCTTTTTGGGCTTTTTGAAACCGAAAAAGAAACAACAACCGAACTTGAGATAGCGCTTAAAAAAGAAGTGGAAGCCTTAAAGGTATATAAGGAAACGCAAGAGAAACTAAATATATTGAATAATTTTATTTACAATACCTCTATAACAATGCAAGCTGAAGAAGTTGTGCAAAAATTCCTTGAAACGATATTTACTCTTATACCAAAGATAGAAAAGGGTGTTTTGTGGCTTGCAATTGGCAATTCAATTATGCCTGTTGCATCCATTGGCTATGACAAGGAGATTTTAAAAAATCTCATCCTTGATAAGACTTATGAAAGCAAACTATGGACTAAGCCAATAATTATCGAGAAAATTGGTATCTCTGGATTTCCAGAAAATTTTAGAAACTATGCAAGACAACTTGGTCTTGAAGAAATAAAAGAAACGCTTATAATACCCATTATTGTTTCAGATGAATACGCAGGCCACTTATCGTTGGATATTTTCAAAGATGATGTCCACTTCGGAAAAGAGGATATAGATCTTGCAAATACTGTTAGCAAAATTATATCTTTCTATCTTTCAATTCAAGGTGCACTTAATGCCCTAAAAAGAGAAGTCGATTTAAACGCCTTGCTTGCATCAAAACTTGAAACCATTATTGACTTCATCTCAAAAGCATCTTTTAAAGAAACAAACGAAGAATTTTTCTCAAAGTTGCTCGATCTTACGCTATCGCTTATAGAAGAGGGCGAAATGGGTTCAGTTCTTCTAAGATTTGGAAACAAACTTAAGTATGTTGCATCCTCTGGATATGATATTACACTTTTAAATAAACTAAGGATTGATCTTGAAAGAGAACAACAACTTGTAGAAAAAGGTAAAGCTAAAATTATTAAATCGATTGGAATTGTTGGTTTGGAGGAAAGCGAGAAAGACCTTGCACTTAAGATTGGCATTGATAAAGTGCGATTTACAATCACAGCATCGTTTTTTGTAGATGAGGAATATTACGGCGGGGTATTCATAGATTCCACAAAGGAGGAAAATCCGTTTACCTCTGATAGCATTGAAGTTATGAAGGCAGTGTCAAACTTGGGGTCACTTTTTTTGAGAACGAAGAAACTATTTGAGGGACTTGAAAATGAGTTAAAGATAGACAGGATTATAAGGGGAATTTCAGAGCATCTTGATTTTGAGAATGAATCATCCAACTATATGAAGGAAGCATTCAGATTAATAAAGGTTGTTTTTGATTACATTGAGTATTTAAAACTGAGTGTGAGAATTGAGGAACGATATATTCACGCACTTTTATTTGATGACAATGTAAGATTAATTAGAAATGATACAAGCGAATTTATATTTGACGAAGAGAAGAATTTTGAAACACTCGAAAAGATAAACTATGAAATAGAGAAAGATTTTATTGAAATCGGAGTATCCAAAGGTAGCGAAACTGATGTAGATACATTAAATCAACTGGAATTGGCAATACTTCCTTCAATAAAAAGTTTCTTCATCTATAAAGATAGGTCTAAACTTTTTGCGGACATTATGATTGCGTTTGCTCGTGCTATTGATTCAAAAGATCCTTATACAAGATTACACTCTGAAAATGTAACAAAATATGCATACTTTTTTGGAATACACCTTGGACTTGACAACAAAGCCCTTAAAACGCTTGTATTTGCTGCGGTATTACACGATGTTGGAAAAATTGGAGTAAGTGACATAATCCTTCTTAAAAATGGAAATTTAACTCAGGAAGAATTTTCTGAAGTGAAAATACATCCTGAAAAAGGCTTTGAAATTGTTTCTGCTATTGAAGGTTTAAAAGAAGTTGCAAGAGTTTTGCGCCATCACCATGAACGGTGGGACGGCATTGGTTATCCAGATGGACTTAAGGAAGAACAAATCCCATATTTATCAAGAATTCTTACAATCGTTGATTCATTTGATGCGATGACTACAGATAGACCTTACAGGAAGGCGAAATCAATTGAGGAAGCAATGAATGAAATTGAAAGGAATGCAGGTTTGCAATTTGATCCACAACTTGCAAAGAAGTTTATTGAACTGAAAGATAAAATAATGGATGCCTTGGACTTTTCAATTGAAAAAATACTAACAGCAATACTAAGAATCTAA
- the yfcE gene encoding phosphodiesterase, which produces MKIGVISDIHGDFLSLRTVFTELEKLDISLVLVLGDVLYHGPRNPIPEGYNPMGVAELINNAPFNFIFVKGNCDADVDQLMIKYPMLQEFALVHIEEATLLLTHGDRIEDFENFMEKYKGVKALLTGHTHIPVVEENKFGLHINPGSISLPKGSSKKSFAILDIEKDKFLVEFKEIV; this is translated from the coding sequence ATGAAAATTGGCGTTATTTCGGACATTCACGGTGATTTTTTATCGCTTAGGACGGTTTTTACGGAATTGGAAAAATTAGATATTAGCCTTGTGCTTGTTTTAGGCGACGTGCTCTATCATGGACCGAGAAACCCAATACCAGAGGGGTATAACCCAATGGGAGTTGCAGAACTTATAAATAACGCTCCCTTCAACTTCATCTTTGTGAAAGGCAATTGCGATGCAGATGTAGATCAACTTATGATAAAATACCCAATGCTTCAAGAATTTGCACTTGTGCACATTGAAGAAGCTACACTCCTTTTAACACACGGAGATAGGATTGAAGACTTTGAAAATTTTATGGAAAAATATAAAGGCGTAAAGGCACTTTTAACAGGACACACCCATATACCTGTTGTCGAAGAAAATAAATTCGGACTTCATATTAATCCAGGTTCAATAAGTTTACCAAAGGGCTCATCAAAGAAATCATTCGCAATTCTTGATATTGAAAAAGATAAATTTCTTGTAGAATTTAAGGAGATAGTATGA
- a CDS encoding molybdopterin-dependent oxidoreductase produces the protein MGEFKMPPGQKPSARLYPISVFGKPKEIDIDKYSVKITGLVKEEKIIPLKEILKLLKESVQFDIHCVDGWSYLGAVFSGIYPRTLFEEVSVLPEGKFVMVKNLDGYSTDLPLDFLLSDNSFLAYEIDGKPLDIANGYPLRLVVNGKYAYKDAKWVVEFEVIDEDIPGYWEKKGYSRKADVYENDRFEKK, from the coding sequence ATGGGAGAATTCAAAATGCCACCAGGACAAAAACCGTCCGCAAGGCTTTACCCAATTTCTGTTTTTGGAAAGCCAAAAGAAATTGATATCGATAAGTATTCTGTAAAAATTACAGGCCTTGTAAAAGAAGAAAAGATAATTCCCTTAAAGGAAATCCTCAAGTTGTTAAAGGAAAGTGTCCAATTTGATATTCACTGTGTTGATGGGTGGAGTTATCTTGGGGCTGTTTTCTCGGGCATATATCCAAGAACTCTGTTTGAAGAAGTTTCAGTTTTACCAGAAGGAAAATTCGTTATGGTAAAAAATCTTGATGGCTATTCAACGGATTTACCGCTTGATTTTCTTTTAAGCGACAATTCATTTCTTGCATACGAGATTGATGGGAAACCTCTTGATATCGCAAACGGATATCCTTTAAGGCTTGTTGTAAACGGAAAATATGCCTACAAAGATGCAAAATGGGTCGTTGAGTTTGAAGTAATCGATGAAGATATCCCAGGCTATTGGGAGAAAAAGGGATATTCAAGAAAGGCAGATGTCTATGAAAACGACCGATTTGAGAAAAAATAG
- a CDS encoding anaerobic ribonucleoside-triphosphate reductase activating protein: MSESRSVDIRIGAFQKFSLVDYPNKTCAIIFTLGCNFRCPFCHNRELVLPTLFPEEILFESIEDFLKSRVGLLDAVEFTGGEPLIYKDLVKIVKRIKDMGFLVKLDTNGSFPDRLKEILPFVDYIAMDIKAPLERYSEAIGVNVLGNIIRESVQIIKNSGKDYEFRTTVFKNYFKTLDDFVKIGEIINRAKAYYIQQPHFDKVLDPTYPFETFTNAELNEIKKLMQNFAEKVEVRNI, translated from the coding sequence ATGAGTGAATCAAGAAGTGTGGATATAAGAATTGGAGCATTTCAGAAGTTTTCTCTTGTAGATTATCCTAATAAAACTTGTGCTATTATTTTTACACTTGGATGTAATTTCCGCTGTCCCTTTTGCCACAATAGAGAACTTGTTTTGCCAACTCTTTTTCCTGAGGAAATACTTTTTGAGAGTATTGAAGACTTTCTTAAAAGTAGAGTTGGGCTTCTTGATGCAGTCGAATTTACAGGTGGAGAGCCTTTAATTTATAAAGATTTAGTTAAGATTGTAAAAAGAATTAAGGATATGGGTTTTTTGGTAAAGTTAGACACAAACGGATCTTTTCCTGATAGGCTCAAAGAAATTTTGCCCTTTGTTGATTATATTGCGATGGATATAAAGGCACCGCTTGAAAGGTATAGCGAAGCAATTGGCGTAAATGTTCTCGGTAATATCATAAGAGAAAGTGTTCAAATTATAAAAAACTCAGGTAAAGACTATGAATTTAGGACAACAGTTTTTAAAAATTATTTCAAAACCTTAGACGATTTTGTGAAGATAGGCGAAATTATAAATAGGGCAAAGGCATATTATATCCAACAACCGCATTTTGACAAGGTGCTTGACCCAACTTATCCATTTGAGACATTCACCAATGCAGAACTTAACGAAATAAAAAAATTAATGCAAAACTTCGCAGAAAAAGTAGAAGTAAGAAATATTTAA
- a CDS encoding type IV pilin protein codes for MKTTDLRKNRGFTLVELMIVVAIIIILVGIAIPVFGEVINRGRAAQLLSNFDSLARDLEHYKQDWGVYPNPVNPAEEFGYSVDRETPTSLLSRELLGINSIKNKHGNKTFLGEDGGIEYILRPQILQNMQNPFGKDYKLYYGSKDGGSYVLYAELPNGKYIVRYPNTSSEITTNLPSVP; via the coding sequence ATGAAAACGACCGATTTGAGAAAAAATAGAGGTTTTACACTTGTTGAATTAATGATTGTTGTTGCAATTATAATAATTCTTGTTGGTATTGCTATCCCAGTGTTTGGCGAGGTTATTAACAGAGGACGTGCAGCACAACTTCTCAGTAATTTTGATTCTCTTGCAAGAGACCTTGAACATTACAAACAAGATTGGGGAGTATACCCAAATCCTGTAAATCCAGCAGAAGAATTTGGGTATTCAGTCGATAGAGAAACTCCAACATCACTTCTATCACGGGAACTTTTGGGAATTAACTCTATTAAAAACAAGCATGGCAATAAGACGTTTTTGGGCGAAGATGGTGGTATAGAGTATATTCTTCGCCCACAGATACTCCAAAATATGCAAAATCCATTTGGTAAAGATTACAAATTATATTATGGTTCAAAAGATGGCGGAAGTTATGTTCTTTATGCGGAACTACCCAACGGAAAATACATTGTGCGATATCCAAATACCTCGTCTGAAATAACTACAAACCTGCCTTCAGTCCCTTAA
- a CDS encoding ParA family protein — MITITIANQKGGVGKTTTAVNLASFIARKNFKTLLVDLDPQANSTFVFLDNPAKLSTYSIFVEEEVDPTGIIHETAVPNLFLMPSSIHLAKVERALAGVFDAPLKLRRIMGKIANMFSFVIIDTPPSLGLLTVNALTTSDFVVIPITPSPWALEGVQDFLDTFEGVKETFNERLKILGVLITMFDTRTTLSKDASLKIKELFGDLVFEEPIARSVRLEESPAFREDIFTFAPDSKGAHAYAIFGESVLKRLGK; from the coding sequence ATGATAACAATAACGATTGCAAATCAGAAAGGCGGTGTTGGTAAGACAACAACTGCGGTAAATCTTGCTTCCTTCATCGCAAGGAAGAATTTTAAAACCCTTCTTGTTGATCTTGACCCTCAGGCAAACTCGACTTTTGTTTTTCTTGACAATCCTGCAAAATTAAGCACCTATTCAATTTTTGTAGAGGAGGAGGTTGATCCAACGGGCATTATCCATGAAACCGCAGTCCCAAATCTATTTTTGATGCCTTCGTCAATTCACCTTGCAAAAGTTGAAAGGGCCCTTGCAGGAGTTTTCGATGCACCTCTTAAATTAAGAAGGATTATGGGAAAAATTGCAAACATGTTCAGTTTTGTAATCATTGATACACCCCCATCCTTAGGTCTTCTTACAGTAAATGCGCTTACCACATCTGATTTCGTAGTAATACCTATTACACCATCACCTTGGGCACTTGAAGGCGTGCAAGACTTTTTGGACACTTTCGAAGGTGTAAAAGAAACATTTAATGAGAGACTAAAAATTTTAGGTGTTCTTATAACAATGTTTGACACAAGGACTACACTTTCCAAAGATGCCTCATTAAAAATAAAGGAACTCTTTGGAGACCTTGTTTTTGAAGAGCCAATTGCAAGAAGCGTACGCCTTGAGGAAAGTCCTGCATTTAGAGAGGACATCTTTACTTTTGCACCAGATTCAAAAGGAGCGCATGCTTATGCCATCTTCGGCGAAAGTGTTTTAAAAAGATTAGGAAAGTAG
- a CDS encoding ParB/RepB/Spo0J family partition protein, with amino-acid sequence MESKKGLPKDFNLRFDKGYVEELANEKIKAKVIELNVEDIITDPNQPRKTFNEESLKELAESIEKHGVLEPILVRKVGTKYMIVAGERRFRATLLLKKDTIPAIVIDPKSESIVREIQIVENLQREDISPIERAKAIYEYLKPYAKDKNVKTLLINYRMGRSVPEDFALTVSALCKAIGKTPITLIRWISLLDLPEEIQKKIDDPNSPLTSKHVESLLKVKDLDVIKKVVRVIEENELSSDDVANVVSTLKHFKPASLKGAIKSIENAINLIDFVDDKNRETLKEELKILKDLVMELEEKLRD; translated from the coding sequence ATGGAATCAAAAAAAGGCTTACCAAAAGATTTTAACCTCCGATTTGATAAGGGCTATGTTGAAGAACTTGCAAATGAAAAAATCAAGGCAAAAGTGATTGAACTAAACGTAGAAGATATAATTACAGATCCAAACCAGCCGAGAAAAACTTTTAATGAGGAGAGTTTAAAAGAACTTGCAGAAAGCATTGAAAAGCATGGTGTTTTAGAACCAATTCTTGTGCGTAAGGTTGGCACAAAATATATGATTGTTGCAGGTGAAAGAAGATTCAGGGCAACTCTTCTACTCAAAAAAGATACAATTCCTGCAATTGTGATAGATCCAAAAAGTGAAAGCATTGTAAGGGAAATCCAGATCGTCGAAAATTTGCAAAGAGAGGACATTTCGCCAATTGAACGCGCAAAGGCAATTTATGAATACCTGAAGCCCTACGCAAAGGATAAAAATGTTAAAACACTTCTTATAAATTACAGAATGGGAAGGAGTGTCCCCGAAGATTTTGCGCTCACCGTGAGCGCACTGTGTAAAGCAATAGGAAAAACACCAATTACGCTTATTCGTTGGATTAGTCTTCTTGATTTGCCCGAGGAGATACAGAAGAAAATTGACGATCCGAATTCACCTTTGACATCAAAACATGTTGAAAGCTTACTTAAGGTAAAGGACCTCGATGTGATTAAAAAGGTCGTAAGAGTAATTGAGGAAAATGAACTTTCCTCTGATGATGTTGCAAATGTTGTAAGCACATTAAAACACTTTAAACCTGCAAGCCTCAAAGGTGCAATAAAGAGTATAGAAAATGCAATTAATTTAATCGATTTTGTAGATGATAAAAACAGGGAAACGTTAAAAGAAGAACTTAAAATCCTAAAAGACCTTGTAATGGAATTGGAAGAGAAGTTAAGGGACTGA
- a CDS encoding IS1634 family transposase, giving the protein MFVKVTKSGKHKYVSIVSAYRDKEKSIIKHKVILNLGRLDMIENNPMFGRLGLRLAELSKFKDMIDLNTVKGGNVVNTGYAVYKKLWDNYGLNKLLNDMREKTNIQFDLNTSIFLMAAEHLMNPKSKLGTYNNQLHYANLPSVGLNHLYRSLDILSEHKETIEDYLFNKQKSLFNMNVDVVFYDATTFRFESVKKDTLRDFGFSKENRVNEVQVVLGLLIDMVGRPIGYELFPGNTFEGKTLESSLDKLSGRFGIRRVIIVADRGLNSKLNLKKIKDKGYDYIVSSRIKSMKKDVQESILNEEGYVTIKGKDTLNLNSADSSQDEETFRYKLLDYVNTVRDTDNKLYDLKEKLLVTYSPLRAQKDREDRQRLIDKGVKFLDNPSAISGSLKRGGRKYLKETNKLNWELDKNAMSRDEMFDGYYAIEVSKTDMNVNDILDAHHALWKIEESFRIMKSTLEVRPIFHWTEKRIKGHFVVCFLSFLLERTLELTLKENNIKASPERIKEALNLMNLTEFSAEGHSFYLKTKWDELGNKILKILHIKPPKNITPFEELRI; this is encoded by the coding sequence ATGTTTGTAAAAGTTACTAAGTCTGGAAAGCATAAGTATGTCTCCATAGTCTCGGCATACAGAGACAAAGAAAAAAGTATCATAAAGCACAAGGTGATCCTTAACCTTGGTAGATTAGATATGATTGAGAACAACCCAATGTTTGGAAGATTAGGCCTTCGCCTTGCAGAACTATCAAAGTTTAAGGATATGATTGACCTGAATACGGTAAAAGGTGGAAATGTCGTTAATACTGGCTATGCTGTCTACAAGAAACTCTGGGATAACTATGGATTAAATAAACTGCTTAATGATATGAGAGAGAAAACAAATATCCAGTTTGACTTAAACACTTCTATCTTCTTAATGGCAGCAGAACACCTTATGAATCCAAAGAGTAAGCTTGGAACATACAACAATCAACTGCACTATGCTAATCTTCCTTCTGTAGGATTAAACCACCTCTATCGTTCCCTTGACATACTATCAGAGCATAAAGAAACAATTGAAGATTACCTTTTTAACAAACAGAAGAGCCTATTCAATATGAATGTTGATGTTGTCTTCTATGATGCAACAACATTCAGGTTTGAAAGCGTAAAGAAGGATACATTAAGAGACTTTGGATTCAGCAAAGAAAATAGGGTTAATGAAGTGCAGGTTGTCTTAGGACTGCTCATTGATATGGTTGGTCGGCCAATAGGATATGAACTCTTTCCTGGCAATACCTTTGAAGGTAAGACACTTGAGTCGTCCCTTGATAAACTCAGTGGAAGGTTTGGCATACGCAGGGTAATCATCGTTGCAGACAGAGGGCTAAATTCAAAGCTCAACTTAAAGAAAATCAAAGATAAAGGGTATGATTACATTGTTTCATCACGCATAAAGAGCATGAAGAAGGATGTGCAGGAAAGTATCCTGAATGAAGAGGGGTACGTCACAATAAAAGGGAAAGATACCCTTAACCTCAATTCAGCCGATTCAAGCCAAGATGAAGAAACCTTCAGATACAAGCTGCTTGATTATGTAAATACTGTAAGAGATACAGATAACAAACTGTATGACCTCAAAGAGAAGCTCCTTGTAACTTATTCTCCCTTGAGAGCTCAAAAGGATAGAGAGGATAGGCAGAGGTTGATTGATAAAGGAGTAAAATTTCTTGATAACCCTTCTGCTATCAGTGGAAGCTTGAAGCGTGGAGGAAGAAAATACCTCAAGGAGACAAACAAGCTGAACTGGGAATTGGATAAAAATGCAATGTCAAGGGATGAGATGTTTGATGGATACTATGCAATAGAGGTAAGCAAGACTGATATGAATGTAAATGACATTCTTGATGCACACCATGCTCTATGGAAGATAGAAGAATCATTCAGGATAATGAAGAGTACGTTGGAGGTTAGGCCAATCTTCCACTGGACCGAAAAAAGAATCAAAGGCCACTTTGTTGTTTGTTTCCTCTCTTTCCTTCTTGAAAGAACGCTTGAACTAACACTTAAAGAGAATAATATCAAAGCATCACCTGAAAGAATCAAAGAAGCACTCAACTTAATGAATCTTACAGAATTTAGTGCAGAAGGACATTCATTCTATCTTAAAACAAAGTGGGATGAGCTTGGTAACAAGATTCTTAAAATACTTCATATTAAACCTCCAAAAAACATTACTCCCTTTGAAGAGTTAAGAATCTAA
- a CDS encoding PadR family transcriptional regulator yields the protein MLENIFRKKGKNLFITSFFGSKEFLYFYILHLLSERDMYGEEISKAILIVSRGTWYPNPGFIYPVLKKLSVSGYIKGDWVIGESKHPRLVYKITEKGKTYYRTLRKDWKEGIKEFIEILRLIDEEGLL from the coding sequence ATGTTAGAAAACATTTTTAGAAAAAAGGGAAAGAATTTATTTATTACGAGTTTTTTTGGCTCTAAGGAGTTTTTGTATTTTTATATTCTTCACCTTCTAAGTGAAAGAGATATGTATGGTGAGGAAATTTCCAAAGCAATACTCATTGTCTCACGGGGCACTTGGTATCCAAATCCTGGATTCATATACCCCGTGCTTAAGAAGTTAAGTGTAAGCGGCTATATAAAGGGTGATTGGGTTATAGGAGAATCAAAACACCCACGCCTTGTTTATAAGATTACTGAAAAAGGTAAAACTTACTACAGAACTTTAAGAAAGGATTGGAAAGAAGGTATCAAAGAGTTTATTGAAATTTTGAGGTTAATTGATGAGGAGGGTTTATTATGA